A single region of the Marinobacter nanhaiticus D15-8W genome encodes:
- a CDS encoding DUF599 domain-containing protein, whose protein sequence is MIPILDLIALVWFLVCWIGYSEYSRRKAHVRPCLSNTLDLYCRDWMRGMLLRGNRIADTSVVGNLERNGAFFASSCLLILAGLLTAMGYTQEIMEVFGTLPFASSSSRIVWEIRLLVLMLVFVYAFFKFTWSMRMYNFAAVMVGGAPLSDDNKVSPAAREAFAQSSANVCSLAGDAFNLGLRSYYYALGIVTWFVHPVLFIFASSFVVFVLYRREFHSDALVALRSGKVFEEPATRQDEKAEA, encoded by the coding sequence ATGATACCCATCCTCGACCTGATCGCTCTGGTCTGGTTTCTGGTCTGCTGGATCGGCTACAGCGAATATTCACGCCGCAAGGCGCATGTGCGGCCCTGCCTGTCCAATACGCTCGACCTCTATTGCCGGGATTGGATGCGCGGCATGCTGCTGCGCGGCAATCGTATTGCCGACACCAGTGTCGTGGGAAATCTGGAACGCAACGGTGCCTTCTTTGCGTCGAGCTGCCTGCTGATCCTGGCCGGTTTACTGACAGCCATGGGCTACACTCAGGAAATCATGGAAGTGTTCGGTACGCTGCCCTTCGCCAGCTCCAGCAGCCGCATTGTCTGGGAAATCCGTTTGTTGGTGCTGATGCTGGTGTTTGTCTACGCCTTCTTCAAGTTCACCTGGTCCATGCGTATGTACAACTTCGCGGCGGTGATGGTCGGCGGCGCTCCGCTTAGCGACGACAATAAGGTGTCGCCGGCGGCCAGAGAGGCCTTTGCCCAGAGTTCGGCCAACGTCTGCAGCCTGGCGGGCGATGCATTTAACCTTGGGCTGCGATCCTATTATTATGCGCTCGGCATTGTGACCTGGTTCGTCCATCCGGTGCTGTTCATCTTTGCCTCCAGTTTCGTGGTTTTCGTCCTTTATCGCCGGGAATTCCATTCCGACGCGCTGGTTGCCTTGCGGTCTGGCAAGGTATTCGAGGAGCCGGCGACCAGGCAGGACGAGAAAGCGGAGGCGTAA
- a CDS encoding tRNA dihydrouridine synthase, which translates to MRIILAPMEGLVDSYIRELLTGVGGIDRSVTEFIRVTHGMLPSRVFYKYAPELHNGCSTAAGTPVAIQLLGSDPHMMGLHGLRAVELGAQQVDINFGCPAKTVNKHKGGCVLMREPELMHALVAAVRAAVPVEIPVTAKMRLGYDDRSMGVACGEALEAAGASEICIHARSKVDGYRPPAYWEEIARVRERVATPIIANGDIWSVEDYWRCREVSGCDDVMIGRGLVARPDLAAQIKASQEGRPVADLPWSGVVELLVDYCRTLQTFLEPRYATGRIKQWLNYTRREYQEAEICWGKVKRTNDPDAVCALLEASVEALDPILAIG; encoded by the coding sequence ATGCGCATTATCCTGGCCCCCATGGAAGGCCTGGTCGACTCGTATATCCGTGAACTGCTCACGGGCGTAGGCGGCATCGACCGTAGCGTGACCGAGTTTATCCGGGTCACCCATGGCATGTTGCCCTCCCGCGTCTTCTACAAGTATGCACCCGAGCTTCATAACGGTTGTAGTACCGCAGCGGGCACGCCCGTAGCTATACAGTTACTGGGTTCCGACCCGCATATGATGGGACTGCATGGCCTTCGTGCCGTCGAGCTGGGTGCGCAGCAGGTGGACATCAATTTCGGCTGCCCGGCCAAAACCGTCAACAAACACAAGGGCGGCTGCGTACTGATGCGCGAGCCTGAGTTGATGCATGCGCTGGTGGCTGCCGTCAGAGCTGCGGTCCCCGTGGAGATCCCGGTCACCGCAAAGATGCGCTTGGGCTACGACGACCGGTCCATGGGCGTTGCGTGTGGCGAAGCTCTGGAAGCGGCGGGCGCAAGCGAAATCTGCATCCATGCCCGCAGCAAAGTGGACGGTTACCGTCCGCCCGCCTATTGGGAGGAAATCGCTCGGGTCAGGGAGCGCGTCGCTACGCCGATTATTGCCAACGGCGACATCTGGTCGGTGGAGGATTACTGGCGCTGCCGTGAGGTGTCCGGATGCGATGACGTCATGATTGGCCGTGGCCTGGTTGCCCGGCCGGACCTGGCGGCGCAGATCAAGGCCAGTCAGGAAGGCAGGCCCGTAGCCGATCTGCCGTGGTCAGGGGTGGTGGAGTTGCTGGTGGATTACTGCCGCACGTTGCAAACGTTCCTGGAACCGCGTTACGCCACGGGGCGTATCAAACAATGGCTGAACTATACCCGGCGAGAGTATCAGGAGGCTGAGATCTGCTGGGGCAAGGTTAAGCGGACGAATGATCCGGATGCGGTTTGCGCCTTGCTCGAGGCAAGCGTTGAAGCTCTGGACCCCATCTTAGCCATCGGCTGA
- the katG gene encoding catalase/peroxidase HPI, with the protein MSQNSSTGGKCPVMHGANTTSGATNMKWWPNALNLNILHQHDTKTNPMGADFDYRAELKKLDIEALKRDVTALMTDSQDWWPADWGHYGGLMIRMAWHSAGSYRMADGRGGASTGNQRFAPLNSWPDNANLDKARRLLWPIKKKYGNKISWADLMILAGTIAYESMGLKTFGFAFGREDIWHPEEDIYWGSEDEWLATSDNPKSRYSGERDLENPLAAVMMGLIYVNPEGVDGNPDPLKTAADVRDTFARMAMNDEETVALAAGGHTVGKCHGNGNAANVGADPEAAGVEEQGLGWNNHTSRGIGSDAVTSGIEGAWTTNPTQWDNGYFHLLLNYDWELKKSPAGAWQWEPVDIREEDKPVDAEDPSIRRNPIMTDADMAMKMDPIYREISERFYNDPAYFSDVFARAWFKLTHRDLGPKVRYIGPDVPQEDLIWQDPIPAGNQDYDVDAVKARIAASGLSVQDMITTAWDSARTFRGSDLRGGANGARIRLAPQKDWEGNEPERLARVLDVLGGIAAETGASVADVIVLAGNVGIEQAANAAGVEVDVPFLKGRGDATDEMTDADSFEPLEPTHDGFRNWLKRDYTIPAEKLLLDRAQLMGLTAPQMTVLIGGMRVLGANHGGNAQGVFTDRVGVLTNDFFVNLTDMANTWKPVGENQYEIRDRKTGEVKWTASRVDLVFGSNSILRSYAEVYAQDDNREKFVKDFVAAWTQVMNADRFDVQA; encoded by the coding sequence ATGTCTCAGAACAGCAGTACTGGTGGCAAGTGTCCTGTCATGCACGGTGCCAACACCACCTCAGGGGCAACCAACATGAAGTGGTGGCCCAATGCACTGAATCTCAACATCCTGCACCAGCACGACACCAAGACCAATCCAATGGGTGCGGACTTCGACTATCGTGCCGAGCTGAAAAAACTGGATATCGAAGCCCTGAAACGGGACGTCACCGCGCTGATGACCGACAGCCAGGACTGGTGGCCGGCGGACTGGGGTCACTATGGCGGCCTGATGATTCGGATGGCCTGGCACTCAGCCGGTTCCTACCGGATGGCGGACGGCCGGGGCGGCGCCAGCACGGGCAACCAGCGTTTTGCGCCGCTGAACTCCTGGCCGGACAACGCCAACCTCGATAAGGCTCGCCGTCTGTTGTGGCCAATCAAGAAGAAGTACGGCAACAAGATCAGTTGGGCCGATCTGATGATCCTGGCCGGCACAATCGCCTATGAGTCCATGGGGCTGAAGACGTTCGGCTTCGCCTTTGGCCGTGAGGATATCTGGCACCCGGAAGAGGATATCTATTGGGGTTCCGAAGACGAGTGGCTGGCGACCAGCGATAATCCCAAGAGTCGTTACTCCGGCGAGCGTGACCTGGAGAACCCGCTTGCGGCAGTGATGATGGGACTGATCTACGTCAACCCGGAAGGTGTCGACGGCAACCCGGATCCGCTCAAGACCGCAGCAGATGTGAGGGACACCTTCGCCCGCATGGCAATGAATGATGAAGAGACCGTGGCTCTGGCCGCTGGCGGCCACACGGTCGGCAAGTGTCATGGTAATGGCAACGCCGCCAACGTTGGCGCGGATCCGGAAGCCGCGGGCGTCGAAGAGCAGGGCCTGGGCTGGAACAATCACACCAGCCGTGGTATCGGCAGCGACGCGGTGACCAGCGGCATCGAAGGGGCCTGGACGACCAACCCGACCCAGTGGGACAACGGCTATTTCCATCTGCTGCTCAACTACGACTGGGAGCTGAAGAAAAGTCCGGCAGGTGCCTGGCAGTGGGAACCGGTGGATATCCGTGAAGAGGACAAGCCGGTCGACGCCGAAGATCCGTCCATCCGCCGTAACCCGATCATGACCGACGCGGACATGGCCATGAAGATGGACCCGATCTACCGCGAGATCTCCGAGCGCTTCTACAATGACCCGGCTTACTTCAGCGACGTATTCGCTCGCGCCTGGTTCAAGCTGACGCACCGTGACCTGGGACCGAAGGTACGCTACATCGGCCCGGATGTGCCCCAGGAAGACCTGATCTGGCAGGATCCGATCCCGGCCGGCAATCAGGACTACGATGTCGACGCGGTGAAGGCCAGGATTGCGGCTAGTGGCCTGAGCGTCCAGGACATGATCACCACGGCGTGGGACAGTGCCCGTACGTTCCGCGGCTCTGATTTGCGCGGTGGTGCCAATGGTGCCCGTATCCGCCTTGCGCCCCAGAAAGACTGGGAAGGTAACGAGCCAGAGCGTCTGGCCAGGGTACTCGACGTACTGGGCGGCATTGCTGCCGAGACGGGCGCCAGCGTGGCGGACGTGATCGTGCTGGCCGGCAATGTGGGTATCGAGCAGGCCGCGAACGCCGCAGGTGTGGAGGTGGACGTCCCCTTCCTGAAGGGACGTGGCGATGCCACTGACGAAATGACTGATGCGGACTCCTTTGAGCCCCTCGAGCCGACTCATGACGGCTTCCGTAACTGGCTGAAGAGGGACTACACGATACCCGCCGAAAAGCTGTTGCTCGACCGCGCTCAGTTGATGGGGCTTACCGCGCCGCAGATGACCGTGCTGATCGGGGGTATGCGAGTGCTGGGAGCCAATCATGGCGGCAACGCGCAGGGCGTATTCACGGACCGGGTCGGTGTATTGACCAACGATTTCTTCGTCAACCTCACCGATATGGCTAACACCTGGAAGCCGGTTGGGGAGAACCAGTACGAGATCCGGGATCGCAAGACAGGTGAAGTGAAGTGGACCGCGAGCCGGGTGGACCTGGTCTTCGGCTCCAACTCCATCCTGCGCTCCTACGCGGAAGTGTACGCCCAGGACGACAACCGCGAGAAGTTCGTGAAGGACTTTGTCGCAGCCTGGACCCAGGTGATGAACGCCGATCGTTTCGACGTGCAGGCCTGA
- the htpG gene encoding molecular chaperone HtpG — protein MTVETQKETLGFQTEVKQLLHLMIHSLYSNKEIFLRELISNASDAEDKLRFAALKDDSLFENEPDLKIRLDYDKEANTVALTDNGIGMSRDDVIQNLGTIARSGTAEFLSQLTGDEKKDSKLIGQFGVGFYSAFIVADRVEVFTRRAGTPIEDGVHWESTGDGEFTIESVERPARGTQIVLHLKPDASEFADGWRLRNLVKKYSDHISFPVVMKAESEDDKEGEAEDETVNEATALWTLPRTEIKEEEYKGFYKHIAHDFEDPLTWSHNKVEGKLDYTSLLYIPARAPFDLYNREAPRGIKLYVQRVFIMDHAEQFLPLYLRFVKGVVDSNDLSLNVSREILQNDSTVENIKTALTKRVLDMLAKLAKKEPEQYQKFWDEFGTVMKEGPAEDFSNREKIGGLLRFASTHTGEPAQNVSLADYIGRMKDGQTKIYYITADNFTAAKSSPHLEIFRKKGVEVLILSDRIDEWMMGYLTEFDGKQLQDVARGELDLGEVETEEDKKHQEEATEAHKGLLERIKTALDDRVQEVRVTNRLTESPACLVVGDYDMGAQMKKIMEAAGQKVPESKPIFEINTDHPLVARLEQEKSDEQFTDLAAVLLDQATLASGEQLKDPGSYVSRLNRLLLDLSN, from the coding sequence ATGACGGTCGAAACGCAGAAAGAAACTCTGGGCTTCCAGACCGAAGTGAAGCAGCTGCTTCACCTGATGATCCATTCGCTGTATTCCAACAAGGAAATATTCCTGCGGGAACTGATCTCGAATGCATCGGACGCTGAAGACAAGCTGCGCTTTGCCGCCCTGAAGGACGACAGCCTGTTCGAGAACGAGCCGGACCTGAAGATCCGCCTCGACTACGACAAGGAAGCCAATACCGTCGCCCTGACCGATAACGGTATCGGCATGAGCCGTGACGATGTCATCCAGAACCTGGGCACGATCGCCCGTTCTGGCACTGCGGAGTTTCTCAGTCAGCTCACCGGTGACGAGAAGAAGGACAGCAAGCTGATCGGCCAGTTCGGGGTGGGTTTCTATTCCGCGTTTATCGTGGCCGACCGGGTGGAAGTCTTCACCCGTCGCGCGGGTACACCGATTGAGGACGGCGTGCACTGGGAGTCCACCGGCGATGGTGAATTCACCATCGAGTCCGTCGAGCGCCCCGCACGTGGCACGCAGATCGTCCTGCACCTGAAGCCGGATGCCAGTGAATTCGCCGATGGCTGGCGCCTGCGTAACCTCGTCAAGAAGTATTCCGACCATATCTCGTTCCCGGTGGTCATGAAAGCCGAATCCGAGGACGACAAGGAGGGCGAAGCCGAAGACGAGACCGTCAACGAGGCGACCGCGCTCTGGACCCTGCCGCGTACCGAGATCAAGGAGGAGGAGTACAAGGGCTTCTACAAGCACATCGCCCACGACTTCGAAGACCCGCTGACCTGGTCCCACAACAAGGTCGAGGGCAAGCTGGATTACACCAGCCTGCTGTACATCCCGGCACGCGCGCCGTTCGACCTGTACAATCGCGAAGCGCCACGTGGTATCAAGCTGTATGTCCAGCGCGTGTTCATCATGGATCACGCCGAGCAGTTCCTGCCCCTGTACCTGCGTTTCGTGAAGGGGGTGGTGGACTCCAACGACCTGTCCCTGAACGTTTCCCGGGAAATCCTGCAGAACGACAGCACCGTCGAGAACATCAAGACCGCGCTGACCAAGCGGGTACTCGACATGCTGGCCAAGCTGGCGAAGAAGGAGCCGGAGCAGTACCAGAAGTTCTGGGACGAATTCGGCACCGTGATGAAGGAAGGTCCGGCGGAAGACTTCAGCAACCGCGAGAAGATCGGCGGTCTGCTACGCTTCGCCTCGACCCACACCGGCGAGCCTGCCCAGAACGTCTCCCTGGCCGACTACATCGGTCGTATGAAGGACGGACAGACCAAGATCTACTACATCACGGCTGACAACTTCACCGCCGCCAAGAGCAGTCCGCACCTGGAGATTTTCCGCAAGAAGGGCGTCGAAGTGCTGATCCTGTCCGATCGCATCGACGAGTGGATGATGGGTTACCTCACCGAGTTCGATGGCAAGCAGCTGCAGGATGTGGCCCGTGGCGAACTCGACCTGGGCGAGGTGGAAACCGAGGAAGATAAGAAGCACCAGGAAGAAGCGACCGAGGCCCACAAAGGCCTGCTGGAGCGGATCAAGACCGCGCTGGACGATCGGGTCCAGGAGGTTCGCGTCACTAACCGCCTGACCGAATCACCGGCGTGTCTTGTCGTGGGCGACTATGATATGGGCGCCCAGATGAAGAAGATCATGGAAGCCGCCGGCCAGAAGGTGCCGGAGAGCAAGCCGATCTTCGAGATCAACACGGATCATCCGCTGGTCGCGCGACTGGAGCAGGAAAAATCGGACGAGCAGTTCACTGACCTTGCGGCGGTCCTGCTCGATCAGGCGACCCTGGCCAGTGGCGAACAGCTCAAGGATCCGGGCAGTTATGTCAGCCGCCTTAACCGGTTGCTGTTGGACCTGTCCAACTAA
- a CDS encoding PaaI family thioesterase, protein MTNPEVLRYTQESGDFSRLLSSIPYAETIGLACDRFGDDLIFRLPRKAENLGNPILPAIHGGVIGGFMELSAAIYLMMSQDALRMPRIVDFSLDYLRAGLDRETYAECRLTRQGNRVANVQVTAWQKSRTQPIATARAHFLLED, encoded by the coding sequence ATGACCAATCCCGAAGTCCTGCGTTACACCCAGGAGAGCGGCGACTTTTCCCGCCTGCTTTCGAGCATTCCCTATGCCGAAACCATCGGCCTGGCCTGCGACCGCTTTGGTGACGACCTTATTTTCCGGCTGCCGCGCAAGGCAGAAAATCTGGGCAACCCCATCCTGCCAGCGATCCACGGTGGGGTGATTGGTGGCTTTATGGAACTCTCCGCCGCGATCTACCTGATGATGTCCCAGGATGCGCTGCGCATGCCGCGGATCGTGGATTTCTCACTGGATTACCTGCGTGCCGGGCTGGATCGGGAAACCTACGCTGAGTGCCGATTGACGCGGCAGGGCAACCGTGTGGCCAACGTTCAGGTCACGGCCTGGCAGAAGTCCCGCACCCAGCCTATCGCCACGGCGCGGGCTCACTTTCTGCTCGAAGACTAG
- a CDS encoding DUF2835 domain-containing protein — MQQIIVDIHISPDEWVKLYNGTATDVHTTSRDGRSVRFPARILSRFYLRHGIHGSFRILFDDQGKFASVERLG; from the coding sequence ATGCAACAGATCATCGTGGACATTCACATCAGCCCGGACGAGTGGGTCAAGCTCTATAACGGCACCGCAACCGACGTCCACACCACATCCCGGGATGGTCGCTCCGTGCGATTTCCGGCCCGAATCCTCTCCCGCTTTTACCTCCGTCACGGCATTCACGGGTCCTTCCGCATCCTGTTCGACGACCAGGGAAAGTTCGCTTCCGTAGAGCGCCTGGGATAA
- a CDS encoding PaaI family thioesterase, producing the protein MTDDIRFGRVTRFLETLAQVRTLGIEATEARENHLVLRLPYSEKIIGNPETRVIHGGAITTLMDTASGSVVICALDDFELCPTLDLRVDYMRPAEPDQPVFARAEAYRVTRNIIFTRCEAYQETDGQTIANCVATFMRIGREATPKAYRDLITGGEA; encoded by the coding sequence ATGACAGACGACATTCGATTTGGCCGGGTTACCCGGTTCCTGGAGACGCTGGCCCAGGTGAGAACCCTGGGTATCGAGGCGACTGAAGCGCGGGAGAATCATCTGGTGCTTCGCTTGCCCTACAGCGAGAAGATCATCGGCAATCCTGAAACCCGAGTCATTCATGGCGGTGCGATCACCACGCTGATGGATACTGCGTCCGGCTCCGTCGTGATCTGTGCCCTCGATGATTTCGAACTCTGTCCAACCCTGGATCTGCGGGTCGACTACATGCGCCCGGCAGAACCGGATCAGCCGGTGTTCGCCCGTGCCGAAGCCTATCGGGTAACCCGAAATATCATCTTTACGCGCTGCGAGGCGTACCAGGAGACCGACGGTCAGACGATCGCCAATTGTGTGGCCACCTTCATGCGTATTGGCCGCGAAGCCACGCCGAAGGCCTACCGTGACCTGATTACCGGAGGTGAGGCATGA